From a single Leishmania infantum JPCM5 genome chromosome 36 genomic region:
- a CDS encoding metallo-peptidase, Clan MG, Family M24: MLRRLRRAWRTAPAQRHSVPLTLGSTRWVGGSAAVAEEVSAQEYADRRRRFLECLPDNSIVLLPAADESLYSHDILWPHRQDSLWYHLFGMRVPMRRQLAPPSSAITEDVRITIAAFAKGMKGIPTQTLLCVPPVTTDTATLVWGSEAVPLSQYKRLLCADADGGMLSPCTHENVVTTNEVGTVCAAVRRLITDMAQQQVKEWAEHSGVELSTLSGGGGGGEGVQAGRLLALGVLPRVFAAYPQQLRWDGRGYRLRQPAASMRLAKARDVADSTSVFRHPLEAFFSTLSAMPFVVHLPRPLPLATAAAPGQQPTCSVVAFRYSAVAGHTPGLVPSTANALPKRGRVPCPLRGRDSPAAVATASASADSEPDATMQLCLPVRRSDAYAWLYRQFKGPSQLRQHLRSARATEDAFLQLMYRAPATLSEHALHCAFQRAVCDISAHAGPAAQVRCAYIPVVASGVRGSEIHFTDNDGVAAPGDVVRVDAGVEVDGVPTDCARTLPIGSSRFPSSYVPLYEGLLQIQRKLLRCMKPGASVRDMARMHIDETRALLCLLGVDVRRAASSSATPSPCPHVSATATSSPEQQVPLALVRSCFCAHLFGHFFGLDIHEELSSVSRPLPTAAAKEEVAQRQRPTPRILQGGMMHTVEPGVYVPSAQRAALFGLERAHLPIAFHGGVGVQIEDDVLVLPSPDGEDVDVCKGGEPLVRCPWSRGDYLQHALAAFHRYHGSGDAGLMPSLLVSVCGAHVPTVWGGCMTAATQNVLRFLFAQRVAIEGLPKAKASVETDVCAIQQQTFVPNPAYSNGPPVPHAAVSDWYPYSSIVLTATIPKDIALIEAVMRQ, encoded by the coding sequence ATGCTTCGTCGACTTCGTCGAGCATGGCGTACCGCACCAGCGCAAAGGCATAGTGTGCCGCTCACGTTGGGCTCGACGCGCTGGGTCGGTGGCTCAGCCGCAGTAGCTGAAGAAGTGAGCGCGCAGGAGTACGCGGACCGGCGCAGGCGGTTCCTGGAGTGCCTCCCAGATAATTCGATTGTTCTTCTTCCCGCCGCCGATGAATCGCTATACAGCCACGATATCCTGTGGCCGCATCGTCAAGACTCCTTGTGGTACCACCTGTTTGGCATGCGCGTCCCGATGCGGCGTCAGCTCGCCCCGCCTTCGTCGGCGATCACCGAGGATGTACGGATCACCATCGCGGCCTTTGCCAAGGGCATGAAGGGCATCCCCACGCAAACCCTCCTCTGTGTGCCGCCCGTCACGACAGACACAGCGACGCTGGTGTGGGGATctgaggcggtgccgctcagTCAGTACAAACGTCTTCTCTGCGCGGATGCTGATGGTGGTATGCTATCGCCTTGCACGCACGAGAACGTGGTCACGACGAACGAAGTGGGCACCGTCTGCGCGGCGGTTCGCCGGCTTATCACAGACAtggcacagcagcaggtaAAGGAATGGGCAGAGCACAGCGGCGTCGAGCTATCAACGTTGtcgggaggaggaggaggaggagaaggggtgcAGGCAGGGAGGCTTCTTGCGCTGGGCGTCCTGCCGAGAGTGTTCGCGGCGTATCCGCAACAGCTACGCTGGGATGGAAGAGGCTACCGCCTTCGCCAGCCAGCGGCATCGATGCGGCTCGCAAAAGCGCGGGATGTAGCCGACAGCACCTCTGTCTTTCGCCATCCACTTGAGGCTTTCTTCTCCACGTTGAGCGCGATGCCCTTTGTGGTGCACCTGCCACGTCCACTCCCTCttgcaaccgcagcagcaccagggcagcagccgacCTGCAGCGTAGTCGCCTTCCGCTACTCGGCAGTTGCGGGTCACACCCCTGGTCTTGTGCCCAGCACCGCCAATGCGCTACCTAAGCGAGGCCGCGTGCCCTGCCCCCTACGAGGACGTGATTCtccggctgccgtcgccaccgcatcCGCAAGCGCTGACAGCGAGCCGGATGCCACGATGCAGCTCTGCCTGCCCGTTCGTCGCAGTGATGCATACGCGTGGCTGTACCGGCAGTTCAAAGGCCCATCACAGCTACGGCAGCACCTTCGCAGTGCCCGCGCAACAGAGGATGCTTTTCTGCAGCTCATGTACCGCGCCCCCGCGACACTGTCGGAGCACGCGCTGCACTGTGCGTTTCAGCGTGCCGTGTGCGACATTAGCGCGCACGCCGGGCCAGCTGCCCAGGTACGATGCGCGTACATCCCCGTCGTGGCAAGCGGCgtgcgcggcagcgaaaTCCACTTCACCGACAACGACGGTGTGGCCGCACCGGGTGACGTTGTGCGCGTGGACGCCGGTGTGGAGGTGGACGGCGTCCCCACGGACTGCGCGCGGACACTGCCGATAGGCAGTTCACGCTTTCCCTCCTCGTACGTGCCGCTGTACGAGGGATTGCTCCAGATTCAGCGCAAGCTGCTCCGGTGCATGAAGCCTGGGGCTTCGGTCCGTGACATGGCTCGGATGCACATCGACGAAACGCGGGCGTTGCTTTGCTTGCTTGGGGTCGATGTGCGTCGTGCAGCATCCTCGTCAGCCACGCCAAGCCCGTGCCCCCACGTGTCGGCTACTGCAACCTCGTCGCCGGAGCAGCAGGTACCGCTTGCCCTGGTGCGCTCCTGCTTCTGTGCTCACTTGTTCGGCCATTTCTTTGGCCTCGACATCCATGAGGAGCTAAGTAGCGTTTCGCGGCCACTcccaacggcagcggcaaaggAAGaggtcgcgcagcggcagcggccgacTCCGCGCATCCTGCAAGGGGGCATGATGCACACTGTTGAGCCTGGCGTCTACGTGCCGAGCGCACAAAGAGCGGCCCTCTTCGGCCTCGAGAGGGCGCACTTACCGATCGCGTTTCACGGTGGCGTTGGCGTGCAAATCGAAGACGACGTTCTCGTCTTGCCTTCCCCCGATGGCGAGGACGTCGATGTATGCAAGGGTGGAGAGCCTCTGGTGCGCTGTCCGTGGAGCCGTGGGGACTACCTCCAGCacgccctcgctgcctttCATCGCTaccacggcagcggagacgcAGGGTTGATGCCCTCCCTGCTAGTGTCTGTGTGCGGCGCGCATGTGCCCACAGTATGGGGGGGATGCATGACTGCCGCTACGCAAAATGTGTTGCGCTTCCTGTTTGCCCAGCGCGTGGCTATAGAAGGGTTACCAAAGGCGAAGGCTTCCGTGGAAACGGACGTGTGCGCCATACAGCAGCAGACATTTGTTCCGAATCCAGCGTACTCAAACGGGCCACCAGTGCCACACGCAGCAGTCTCGGACTGGTACCCGTACTCGAGCATCGTCTTGACAGCCACTATCCCGAAGGACATTGCGCTTATAGAAGCTGTCATGCGGCAGTGA
- a CDS encoding putative CAP/Srv2p: MPVPPPPPPPPPPPPPPPPANAGGPSASVGGAAAAVFAEICQGGDNITARLRHVTDDQKMYKQNVRHGEVDMSELEHKKAAAEERRRAQQQTERTTGEEAAQPPVLTLEGDKRWVVKYQAGSPAEQLQLELDKAEMRHAVRIENCHHAYITITNKVNSVSIVNCTKVQVALQVIVSSLEVLSCADVDVQVAQAAPTIDIERSTSVNVYLLDKDEARNTEIVTACSSTVNVLFPSEKDEDIVERAIPEQFVTRIVPDGKGGHKLCTKPSESF, from the coding sequence ATGCCGgtcccaccgccaccgcctccaccgcctccgcctccaccgccgccgccgccggccaACGCCGGAGGGCCCAGCGCCAGCgttggcggtgctgccgccgccgtctttgCAGAGATCTGCCAAGGCGGTGACAACATCACCGCGCGTCTGCGTCACGTGACGGATGACCAAAAGATGTACAAACAGAACGTTCGGCATGGTGAAGTCGACATGAGTGAGCTGGAGCACAAAAAAGCAGCCGCCGAGGAACGTCGtcgcgcacagcagcaaaCCGAGCGCACCAccggagaggaggcggcgcagccgccggtgCTGACGTTAGAGGGGGACAAGCGGTGGGTCGTCAAGTACCAAGCCGGCAGTccagcggagcagctgcagttgGAGCTCGACAAGGCAGAGATGCGCCACGCCGTTCGTATCGAGAATTGCCATCACGCCTACATCACGATCACCAACAAGGTTAATTCCGTGAGTATCGTCAACTGCACCAAGGTGCAGGTGGCTCTGCAGGTCATCGTGTCCTCGCTCGAGGTGCTCAGCTGCGCTGACGTCGACGTGCAagtggcgcaggcggcgccaACCATCGACATTGAGCGCTCGACGAGTGTGAACGTATACTTGCTGGACAAAGATGAGGCGCGCAACACCGAGATCGTCACGGCGTGCAGCTCCACCGTCAACGTTCTCTTCCCCTCGGAGAAGGACGAGGACATTGTTGAGCGTGCCATTCCGGAGCAGTTCGTCACGCGCATCGTTCCGGACGGCAAGGGAGGCCACAAGCTCTGTACGAAGCCAAGTGAATCCTTCTAA